In the Flavobacterium sp. 90 genome, CAAGCACAAAATGTGACTTTTGAAAAAAGTAAAGCTTTTATATCTCAATTCGAAAAAGCTGATCCCAAAAAAATTACTTGGGGATATCTTACCGTTCCTGAAACATGGGGGGCAAATGACGGTAAAACAATAAAAATTGCAGTAACGGTATTAAAAAAGAATTCAGCTTCAAAAGATTCGAACGCAATAGTTTTTATACAAGGTGGTCCGGGTGCAAGTGGTATTGATAATATATGGTTGTGGTCAAGACATCCTCTTCGCGAAAATAATGATATTGTATTATTTGATGTTCGCGGAACAGGATATTCTCAACCAAGGTTAGATCAGGGACTAGGAAAGAAGTTTTTAGAAATTCTGGCAAAGAACCAATCGGAAGAAGAAGATGAAAAGCAAAAAACTAATGCTGCAATGTCCTGCAAGCAAGATCTTATCAATAGAGGAATCAACCTTGATGCTTATAATAGTCAGGCTGTTGCCAATGATCTTCATGCATTAAAGGCAGCTTTAAAATACAAAAACTGGAATGTATACGGGGTTTCATACGGAACATATATGGCACAAGTATATGCAAATAATTTTGCAGGCGATGTGAAATCATTATTATTAGATTCTCCAGTCTATGATATTTCGACTTATTATGTAGAGAATACTTCGAATTATATGAACAGTTTACAGAAGGTATTTAAAATTTGTAAAGACGACAAGACATACGATAAGCAATATCCTAATTTAGAAAAAATCTACTATGAAGTAATTGCCGATTTAGAGAAAAATCCCCTTACAGTGGCTGTAGATAAAACATTAATACCTTCAGGTACATTTACTTATAATGCAGAAGATTTTAAAGTGGCGGTTCAACAAGCCTTATACAATAAAAAATTGGTAGAAGTTATTCCGTTGTTAATTTATCAGTTTCATGAAAGAAAAGGAGAATCTTTAGGAAATCTGGTCAGTGCTTTCTCGGCTTTATTGTCTATGGATTACGGCGTTTATTATTGTGTGAGTTGTAATGAGACGCTTCCAAACAATGATTTTTTAAAATATGAACAAAATGCAGCACAATTCAAGGGATTAAACGGAGGGATTTCATTCTACAAATCTGATTTTAAAGTTTGTGATGCATGGAATAGTAATCGTACAATAGTAAAAAAAGATTCTAACCTTTCTAATCTTTCAGCTGCGACATATCCTGTTTTGGTTTTTTCAGGTGAATTTGACCCGATCACTCCGCTGGATAACGGAAAAAAAGTGGCACAAAGATTTGGTAAAGCCAATTATATTGAAGCTAAAACATATGGACACGTTCCAAGTTTTACAAAAATTGGATATCAGGTTGTAGAAAATTTCATCGATAATCCAAAACAGAAACCAGATCTTGATATATTTAATAAAGCCGATAAAGTGAAGCTTGTTACCGGAATCACGATTAACAAAGGAGTTGCTAAAACAGGTAAAAGTATTGGAGACCAAGATCCTATTTTTCTATTTCCTTTAGTTACCGCCTTACTATTAATGCTGGCATTTGTTTTTACGTACCTTATAAAGTTAATAAAAAAGAGATATACCACGATTCAGGATAAAATTGTAAGGATTGGGGCAACGATTACTTCTATTATTGGATTAGTACTTTTTGGGTGTTTGGTTATGGCAATTTTAAAAGTTTCAGAGCAAAACTATTTCATTCTGGCATTTGGTCTTCCGGAAACCTTCAACTATATATTTCTGATGGTGCTGGTATTTTTTACGTGCCTGATTTTAACCTTGGTGTATTATATCTTAACCATAAAAAAAACCGATGCGAGAAGTGTCGTTTTCTCCGTGATTTTTTCAAACATACTATTAGCAACCTATCTGTTTTATTGGGGAATCATATAACATACATCAATGAGCAGGTTTAATAGCCTGTCTTGTTTCAATTAGAAGAATATTAAACAAAAAACACTTTTTTATGATAAAAAATACGACTGAAGAATATACAATCCTTTCTGAAAAATTTTTAGAATTTGAAGGCAATAAAGATATCCCTGCAAGAATAAATACCAATCATGACTCTGTTCCTGATGTGTTTAAAAGTTATAAATATCCTGTAAGCGGATGGCCGGTGCTTATCAATAAACAAATGACGGAAGAGCTAAAAGAACTTTCTATAAAAATTCCCGGCTTATTAAAACAAATACCCACTTTGTATTTTAACGACGATATTAAAAAACTAGCAGAGTTTTATTTCGAAGGAGACGAAATGATGACAGAATTTGCGATGTTATGTCATAAGAAAGATCTTGAAATAGGCTGTAGATTAGATCTGACTTTTACCGAGGATGGATTTAAAGTTTTAGAAGCCAATATAGGATCTTCGATAGGAGGATGGCAAATACAAAGTTTTGAATCTCTGATAAGGAATAATCATCCTGAATTGGTCAATAAAGATAAAATTCTGGATTATAAGGGAAGGAATACATTACAGATCTATATGAAATTCCTTATCGAACAAATAATTAAGCAGCTTGGAAAACAGAACACCATTAACGTATTTATGGAAATGGGAGATATCGAAGATGAATCTGAAAAACAGGAAAGCCTCAATTTTTTTGATAGTCTGTTTAAGGAAGAACTTGCCAATTTTGGGCTAAAAGGAGGAACATATACCGGAGATATGAACTCATTGGTTCTCACAGATGGAAATTTATATTTGGGGGATAAAGTGATTCACAGTGTGATCGTTTTAGCAATGGATATGAATGTTACGCCTGCCATATTTAGAGCTTTTATGATGGACAGAATTTATCTTCCGGATCATCTTGGACTTAGAATGCTTGGTGATAAAAGAAACTTATCTATTTTATTGGAATTGGCTCAGAACGGAAAATTTTCACCGGACGAAAATGCATTAATACTTAAAAATATCCCGTGGACTTCGTTTATCGAAAATAAAAAAGTCATTTTCAAAGACTCAGAATATATTCTTCAGGAGTTATTAAAAACGGATAAAGATAAATTTGTGATAAAGGTTGCAAGAGGATTTCAGGGAAAAGATGTTTTTATAGGTAAATTTTCAACTGATAAAGAATGGGAAGAAGCATTGGAATTGGCATTGAAAAACAGTGCGTTTATTGCACAGGAATTTAGCGATTCATTAGATTTTTTAGCACCTAATACCGAGAATGAATGGACATTGCATAAACTTATCTGGGGGTCATTTGGTTTTGGTGATAGTTATGGAGGTGTTTGGGTAAGAATGTCCGAAGTGAAAACGGATGTTGGTGTGATTAATTCCGCGACTGGAGCCGTTGAAGCAATAGTTTTTGAGATTGTCAACTAATTTTATAGATAAAATACGGATACAAAAATGACTCAAATTTTATACTCTTATATCTGTGAAAGGAATCATAATTATCTTTTAACGAATTATCTGGATGGATTTTCAGATGATTTTCAAAAAAAGATATTGGCTTACAGGCGTTGGCAAGACAGTCAGTTATCCTTATTAGGAAGATTGCTTTTGCGCCATGGACTTCATCAAACGAGTAAGAATTTCGTAGAAGAAGATCTTAGTTATACGCTTTACCGTAAACCGTTTTTAAATAATACGAATACTAAATTTAATATATCACACTCAGGGGAAATTGTAGTTTGTGTTCTGTCCGATAGAAATGATGTTGGAATAGATATTGAAATAATCCAGGATATAAATATCGAAGGATTTGAGTCACAAATGACTAACAGGGAAAGGGAAAATCTCTCCCTAAATGAAGATTCCAGAAGTGCTTTTTTTGATTACTGGACACAAAAAGAAGCAGTTATCAAAGCAAATGGAAAAGGGCTTTCAATTCCTTTAAAATCTTTTGAAGTAATGAATAACTATGCTAAAATAGAGGATGATGATTTTTTTGTCAAAGAAATTTTTCTCGATGAAAAATACAAGTGTCATTTGGCTTTTAAAGATAAGATAGATGTGATGATTGTTGGTCCTGACAGAATTATGATTCATGAATTATAATTATTTCCCCAACGAGTACGGATATCCTGAAAGGTATGCCAAAAAGAAAAAGCCTTTAAACAGTTATGTTTAAAGGCTTTTTCTTTTAAAATTTCTTTTGATACTTCATCTCGAAGAATAAACTTAAACTAATATTTTTAAATATTCACATCTTAATTTAAGTGTGGAACAATATCATTCCGAACTCATATTTTGTCAATGTTTAATAATGGCAAAAATTGAAATAATAAGCAGCTTGAGCACCTTAACTTTTTATAGCAAAGTTGGACGAAACTCGAATATGTTAATTTGATAATTATATGCTTGAAAGAGAGAGTGAAGCGTCTGTTTTTTTTATCACAGGACTTCAAATTCTACTACCATATATTTTGGTTAATTATTTCAATTATTTTTTTTTCAATTTCTGGTTCAGAATCAGAGTGACCTCCTTCTACTATAAAAAGTTCACTTTTAACTAGCTTAGAATTTAATTCAATGGCAAATTTTAAAGGACAAATTGCATCTTGTTTTCCATGAATTATTTTGACAGGAATGTGAATTATTTTGTCTAAGTTTTTTAGGATATAATTTTCATCTAAGAAGCAATTATTAGTTAAATAATGTGCTTCCATTATTGATAAAGCTTCGTAAGGAATAATTTCTAAAATTGCTTCAACTTCTTTTTTTGATATTTTATTTTTAAAAATAGATATCTCGTAAAAAGCCCATTCATAAGAAAAATATTTTTTTTCTTCTTTAGTGCCGTTTATCATTTTTTCTAAATAATATTCTGCTATAGAAGCTTTAATTTCTGTAGGCACGTTATCTCTAAATCTTTTCCATATTTTTGGAAATCGTTTCTCTACTCCACCATTTAAGTAATGTTCAATTGATTCTTTATTTGCTAAAAATATAGCTCTCAGAAGTATTTTTTTAATTCTATTAGGGTTTTGAATTGCGTACACTAATCCAAGAGTGGTACCCCATGAACCACCAAAAAGAGTAATTTTATCTATTTCTAAATAATCAAGAAGTTTATTTATATCGTTTACTAAATCTTGTGTTGTGTTTTCAATGATTGAACCAAAAGGTATACTTTTAGATGCACCTCTTTGATCAAAGAATATAACTTTATGTTTATCAAAATTAAAAAAACGTTTATCTTCTTGTGAAAATCCAGCTCCTGGTCCACCATGAACAAATAATATTGCTTCTCCTTTTGGATTTCCAGATACTTCATAGTATATTTTATGATTTTGACTTACTTCTAAATAGTTCATTTTTATAATTTGATAGTATTAATAATATGTGCAATTCTGCAGTATAAAAGTTACACTTTTTTATGATTTTGAGTTATAAATTAGACTTTACTTTAGCGAATATAACAGTTATCATTAATATACTTTGATTTATAATTTTAAGTAGTCAAACTTAATGAATTGAAAAAGATACCATCTTTATAGCGGTTTTCAGAGATACTCCAACAATTAAGCTTTTTGATATGTGAGAAGATCAAAAAAGAGCACTTTTATGATTATTATATGTGTAGTTTTTTAATTCTTAAAATGGGAATTTGCATTTTAAGTATTCTGAAGTGCAAAATTGTCTTTTTTTATGAAAAAACTTATCACAAAACTTTTTGAATATGTTAAATTGGTGAATTTTCATTCAAAATTATCACAAAAGGATAGGAAAATGTGTTATATATTATTGAGATATGCTCTTGATAAATCATATGTATTTGATTTTTAATTGTTTAGTTTTTGTGTGCGAAAAATATTCTAAAATCCGCTTTTTCAGAATGAGGAAAACCGTAATTATTAGAATTTGCAATCCTCTAAATTCGCAATCGTTAATGTAAGAATTTAAGGGCACATGGATAAAAGTAAATTTGAGGATTTTAATTTAGTTTCAAAATATTGGAAAAGAAAAGTTTCTGGAAAAGAGAACGTTAATGTTGTAAAATGTGACCAGACAAATTTTCAATTTATAGAAGTTAATGAGATAGATCTTGAATATTTTAATACTCTTACTCAAAATAATTTAGTTGCCCAGTTTACTGTCCTGACCGCTGTTTTTTCTTTTTTATTAAAAAAAATTGTCGATGATTTTGACGGCATTATTGTATCGAATTATGCCAATCTGCCAGATCCTTTATTTTTATCCTTTTCTACAGATTTAAACATATCGTTTAAGGAGCATCTACAAAAGGTAAAGACGGAGATTTTAGAAACTTTACATTATTCTAATCTGACGAATGAGTCCTATTTTGCTGAAAATAGTATTGATTTAAATAGTTTATCCCATTATGCTATAACTGTTAATTCTCAGTGTAATACTAATTGCAATGGAATTTTGTTTAATGTAAAAACCCTTGAAAAAAGAGAAATAGAAATTCAGGTTTCTTACTTAGAAACTTTTATAAAAAAGCCTGTTGTTGAACTTATATTGAAGCATTTTGTTAGTGTTTTATGTGATTTAGAGACTTTTGTATCGAGTCAGTTAAATGATTATTTACTACTGGCTGAAATAGATAAGCAATATTTACTGAATGACTTCAATAATACAAAGTTAGACTACCCAAAAGATAAGACTATTGTAGATTTATTTGAGGAACAGGTTTTAAAAATGCCGCATAATATCGCGGTTATATTTGATAAAAGGTCGCTAACCTATAAAGAACTAAATGAACAATCGAATCAATTTGCTTTATATCTAAGAGAAAAATATGATATTCAGGCAGATGATATAATTGGAATAAAATTACATAAAAGTGATTTATTTATTCTTGCAATTTTAGGGGTTTTAAAGTCGGGAGGAGCTTATGTTCCTATTGATGTGAATTACCCACAAGAGAGGATATCTTATATTGAAGAGGATATTAAGAGCAAAGTAGTAATTGATGCTTTAGAATTGTCTCTATTTTTTGATGTTCTTGATAACTATTCAAAGGATAATGTAGAAAAGATAAACGGGTCAACAAATCTGGCGTACGTTATTTATACCTCTGGAACTACAGGTAATCCAAAAGGAGCAATGGTTGAGCATACCAGTAGTGTTAATATGTCTTTGGATCAGATCCGATCTTTTGAAATAATAGATAGAGATAAAATTGTTTGGTTTGCATCTGTTGCTTTTGATGCTTCTATATCCGAGATCATGATGGCTTTCTACAGCGGTGCAACGTTATGTATTCCTTCTGAAGAAACTATAAAAGATAAAAATCAGTTTGTTCGTTTTCTTAAAAAAACAAAATCTACTGTTGTAACTTTTCCTCCAAGTTATCTGGGATTGTTATCTGATAGTGATATTTCAGGATTGAGATGTATTATTACAGCAGGTGAACCAGCGAATGCGACTAAAGCAATTACAGTTATAGATGCGGGAATTGATTATTATAATGCATATGGACCTACAGAGTGTGCTGTTTGTGTATCAATTTATAAGGTGACTAAAAACGATTTTGAAAAGTTAAACATTCCTATTGGTAAGCCAATAGCCAATATCAAAATCTATATTTTAGACGATGCTTTACAACCTGTGCCAATTGGCGTTACGGGTAAATTATATGTATCAGGAGTTGGTGTTGCTCGAGGTTATTTAGGGAAGCCAGAGTTAACGAATGAAAAATTTATAGAAAATCCTTTTACAGAAGAGGAACGCATGTACGATACTGGTGATTTAGCATGTTGGTTACCCGAAGGAGATGTTGAGTTTTTAGGAAGGAAAGATCAGCAAGTAAAACTTAGAGGATATAGAATTGAGCTTGGTGAAATTGAAAATACAATTTTGCAGTATTCTGAAGATATCAAGCAAGTTGCTGTTGAAGTAAAAGAACATAATCAGGAGAAAGTATTGATTGTTTACTTGGTTTCAACAGGATATATTGATAAAACAGCATTGCGAAATTTTCTTCAAAATACATTACCTGATTATATGGTTCCGGGATTCTATATTTATTTGGAAAAACTGCCATTAACTCCAAATGGAAAAATAGATAGAAAATCTCTACCAGACATCTCGGAAGAAGATATTATTAGAAAAGAGTATAAAGCACCAAGTAGTCCAGTAGAAGAATGCATAGCTGTAATCTGGCAAGAAGTGCTAGGAATAGATAAAATAGGTGTAAATGAAAATTTCTTTGAGCTAGGAGGCCATAGTTTAATTATTTCTCAGGTAATAAACAGAATTCAGAAACAATTAGGGAAAACCGTATCATTCAAAACATTTTTTGCAAGTCCTACGATTGAAAGTATAGGTGTTTTACTTCAGGATAATTTATATAAACCAATACCAAAAGCTCTTGAAGCAGCATCTTATCCCTTAACAGCTTCTCAAAGTCGTTTATGGGTATTGAGTCAGTTAGAAGGCGGTTCTTTGGCCTACAATATGCCTGCGGCAGTAACGCTAAACGGAACTATTGATTTTAATAAATTTGAAGAATCATTTCAAATATTACTTCAACGTCATGAAATTTTAAGAACCTATTTTAAAATAAACGAAGAAGGTGAGGTTCGCCAGTTTATTGTTCCTGAAAATCAAGTAACATTTAAAATTGAACAAAAAGATTTTTCTTCAGTCGAAGGTCAAAAAGAGCAAATTGAAGTGTATCTGCAAGACAAAAATGCTAAACCTTTTGATTTGCAACAAGTATCGCTTTTAAGAGCTTCTTTGTTAAAAATGAAAGAAGATCAATTTGTATTTTTCTTATCTCTGCATCATATCATTGGAGACGGATGGTCTATAGAAATTCTAATATCAGAGGTTGTAAAAAACTATAATGCACTAATACAAGGAAAGGGAATTACTTTACCGGAGTTAAATATTCAGTATAAGGATTATGCGGTATGGCGTAATGAGGAAATACTACAGGAAAAACACAAAATTTCAGAGCAATATTGGTTAGCTCAATTTACAGGTGAATTACCAGTTTTGAACTTACCGAGTTTTAAAACACGCCCGTTAATTCAAACCTATAATGGAAATACTTTAAAGCATCGATTTTCAATTCAATTTTTAGAGAAATTAAAAGTTTTTTCAAAACAACAGGACGTTACTTTATTTATGACTTTAATGGCGGGTATAAATGCGCTGTTATATCGATATACAAGTCAGGATGATATTATAATTGGTACTCCAATTGCCGGAAGAGAACACCCAGATTTGGAAAACCAGATAGGACTTTACTTAAATACACTTGCTATACGAACACAGATTAAGGAAAGAAATAATTTTTTAGATCTAATTAAGACTCAAAAAGAAGTTTTGTTAGGTGCATACGATCATCAAAATTATCCTTTTGATGCGTTAGTCGGTAAACTAAATCTAAAAAGAGATACAAGTCGTTCTGCATTATTTGATGTTTTAGTAGTGTTGCAAAATCAGGAACAATTGCATAATCTTAATCATGAGGAACTTTTAAATCTTGAAATAAGTGATTATGAGTTTAGAAGTAAAACATCACAACTTGATGTAAGTTTTACGTTTGCAGAAAATGACGGATTAGATCTTACAATTGAATATAATACTGATATTTATGAGGAGTATCTAATAGAAAGGATGTTTCTTCATTTTGAAAACCTTCTTTCCGAATTATTAAAACAACCTGAAAGTTTAATTCAGGAAGTTGATTACCTAACAGAGAATGAAAAACAGCAATTATTAGTTGGTTTTAACAGTACGGAAGTAATTTATTCGAAGGAAAAAACGATAGTAGATTTATTTGAAGAGCAGGTAGCCAATACTCCTGATCGTGTTGCTGTTGTATTTGAAAATATTGAATTAAGCTATAAGGAGTTAAATGAAAAAGCAAATCAATTAGCACATTATTTAAGAGAAAACTATTTAATAAAACCCAATGATTTAATTGGAATTAAGTTAGATAGAAGCGAAATGATGATTGTGGCAATCTTAGGTATATTAAAATCCGGTGCTGCATATGTGCCTATTGATATTAATTATCCGGAAGAAAGAATAATCTATATAGAAAAAGACAGTAAAAGTATTGCTGTGCTTGATATTGAAGTATTAGATAATTTTAAAACAATACAAGATAATTATCTCAAAGAAAATATTGCGAGAATTAGCCAACCTCATGATTTAGCTTATGTAATCTATACTTCTGGTACTACGGGAAATCCTAAAGGTGTTATGGTAGAGCATCTTAGTGTAGTGAGTATTTGTGAAAACTGGAAAATGCATTATGGTTTAGACCAAATAAATGTCAATTTATTACAGCTTGCAAGTATATCATTTGATGTTTTTGTTGGAGATATCTGCCGATCTATATTAACGGGAGGTAAAATGATCATTTGTTCGAATGATGTTAAACTAAATCCGGAGCATTTATATGAATTAATGCAAAAACAAAAAATCTCAATTTTAGAAGGAACACCAAGTTTATTGTTACCATTAATGGAATATATAAACAGTGAAAATAAAGATTATAGTTTCTTTAAAATATTAATTTTTGGTTCGGATAGTTTTAATAATCAGGATTATAATGCATTAAAAGATAAGTTAGGTAACAAAATAAAAATAATTAATAGTTATGGTGTTACTGAAGCCACAATAGATTCAACTTATTATGATGACTATAAAAAAGATTTAAATGGGTTTACACCAATTGGTAAGGCATTTTCGAATACAAAAATAAGAATATTAGATGTTTATGATCATTTAGTTCCGGTTGGAGTTTATGGAGAAATATACATAGGAGGTGAGGGATTAGCCAGAGGATATTTCAATAATGATTCTTTGACAGCTGAAAAGTTTGTGGAAAATCCATTTAAAAATGATGAAAAGCTTTATAAAACAGGAGATTTAGGACGTTGGTTTGAAGATGGTAATATCGATTTTATTGGACGAAAAGATAATCAGGTCAAAATACGCGGCTATCGAATCGAATTAGGCGAGATTGAGAGTGCATTACAAAAAAAGGAGAACATTGAGTCAAATGTGGTCCTGACAAGAAATGATGCTTCTGGAGAGAAATGTTTGGTTGCATATATAGTGAGTAAAGAGAAATTAAAAACATCAGATTTAGTATTTCATTTACAAAATATTTTGCCCAACTATATGATACCGTCCTATTTTGTACAAATAGATTCTTTGCCCTTAACTCCAAACGGAAAAATAGATCGAAAATCATTGCCTGATCCTGAAGAATCAAGAGTTTTATCAGGTGCAGAATATATGGCTCCAAGAAATGATTTCGAGAAAAAATTGGTGGCAATTTGGCAAGAAGTTTTACAAGTAGAAAAAATTGGAATAAGAGATAATTTCTTTGAATTGGGAGGACACAGTTTAAAAGTTACAAAACTTTTAAGCTTTATAAACAAAGAGTTCGAGGTAAAAGTTAATTTCAAAGATCTCTTTTCTAATATGATCCTTGAAGATCAAGTACAAATAATCTTAGCAGAAAAAAAATCAATATTTAATAGTATAAAAAAGGTTGCGCAACAAGCTAGTTATTTAATGTCTTCTTCGCAGCGAAGATTGTGGCTTTTAAGTCAATTTGAAGGAGGAAATATAGCTTATAATATGCCAAGTATTTTTGAAATAAAAGGAAGCTTGGATATCTCCTTATTAGAAAAAGTATTTTTATCTGTTATTGAACGTCATGAATCCTTACGAACTGTTTTTAACGAAAATGAATTGGGTGAAATTAGGCAATTCATACTAAATGTGAATGAAATTAAATTTCAGCTGCAATTTGAAGACATCAGTAAAGAAGATTATTCATTAGATAAATTAAATGCGATTATTTATGACGAAACAGCTTATATTTTTGATTTAACATCAGATTCATTAATTAGAGCAAAATTGATAAAAACAACCAACGATACTTATGTATTTAGTTGTGTTATGCATCATATTATAAGCGACGGTTGGTCAATAGACATAATGATAAATGAGCTATTCATGTTATATGATTCTTATGCGTCTGGAAATAAATTAACGCTGCCGGAATTAAAATTGCAGTACAAGGATTATGCAAGCTGGCAGCAAGATCAATTAAAAAGTGACACATCAAGAGATCATAAAGACTATTGGCTCGATCAATTTAAAGGAGAACTTCCTGTTCTGGACTTGCCAACATATCAAACAAGACAAGCGATAAAAACATTTGCAGGAGATTCATTGAATAAGGTTTATGATAAAAATATTTCAAACCCTTTCAAAGATTTATGCCAGTCACAGGGCGCTACTTTATTTATGGGTTTACTAGCTGCTGTTAAGGTATTGCTTTATAGATATACAGATCAAAGTGATATTATAGTTGGAAGCCCAATAGCAGGAAGAGAAGATATTGATTTACAGAATCAAATTGGGTTTTATGTAAATACTTTGGCATTGCGAACACAATTTAATGCAAATGATAATTTTAAGGAATTATTGTCAAACATTAAAGACGTTACGGTTTCTGCTTACGAGCATCAAATTTATCCTTTTGATGAATTAGTAGATCATTTATCGTTGAAAAGAGATATGAGCCGCAATCCTTTATTTGATGTAATGGTTACGTTTCAAAATAGCGACAATCTTAAAGTCAATCTAAATCAACTAGGAAATGTTACGATTAAGGAATATGAAAATCAACAAAACGTTGTAAGTAAATTTGACCTTGAATTTATTTTTGAAGAAACAGTTAACGGTATCAATTTAATACTTGTTTACAATACGGATTTATATACAAAAGAGTTTGCAGAGAATATTATAAATCATCTTAAAATTCTACTGCAGGGTATTATCTCAGAACCAGAACTTGAAATAAGTTCATTAAATTTTCTATCAGATAAAGAACGAAATCAAGTATTAGTACAGTTTAATGATACAAAAGTCGATTTTCCAAAAAATAAAACGATAATTGATTTATTTAGAGAACAAGTATTAGAAGTACCAGAAAAAATTGCAGTAAGAGATAGCTCCAGAACGTTTTCTTATTCTGAACTGGATAAAGTCTCTAACCAAATTGC is a window encoding:
- a CDS encoding alpha/beta fold hydrolase, translated to MKLIKTISTISFLFAILIGNLQAQNVTFEKSKAFISQFEKADPKKITWGYLTVPETWGANDGKTIKIAVTVLKKNSASKDSNAIVFIQGGPGASGIDNIWLWSRHPLRENNDIVLFDVRGTGYSQPRLDQGLGKKFLEILAKNQSEEEDEKQKTNAAMSCKQDLINRGINLDAYNSQAVANDLHALKAALKYKNWNVYGVSYGTYMAQVYANNFAGDVKSLLLDSPVYDISTYYVENTSNYMNSLQKVFKICKDDKTYDKQYPNLEKIYYEVIADLEKNPLTVAVDKTLIPSGTFTYNAEDFKVAVQQALYNKKLVEVIPLLIYQFHERKGESLGNLVSAFSALLSMDYGVYYCVSCNETLPNNDFLKYEQNAAQFKGLNGGISFYKSDFKVCDAWNSNRTIVKKDSNLSNLSAATYPVLVFSGEFDPITPLDNGKKVAQRFGKANYIEAKTYGHVPSFTKIGYQVVENFIDNPKQKPDLDIFNKADKVKLVTGITINKGVAKTGKSIGDQDPIFLFPLVTALLLMLAFVFTYLIKLIKKRYTTIQDKIVRIGATITSIIGLVLFGCLVMAILKVSEQNYFILAFGLPETFNYIFLMVLVFFTCLILTLVYYILTIKKTDARSVVFSVIFSNILLATYLFYWGII
- a CDS encoding 4'-phosphopantetheinyl transferase superfamily protein, translating into MTQILYSYICERNHNYLLTNYLDGFSDDFQKKILAYRRWQDSQLSLLGRLLLRHGLHQTSKNFVEEDLSYTLYRKPFLNNTNTKFNISHSGEIVVCVLSDRNDVGIDIEIIQDINIEGFESQMTNRERENLSLNEDSRSAFFDYWTQKEAVIKANGKGLSIPLKSFEVMNNYAKIEDDDFFVKEIFLDEKYKCHLAFKDKIDVMIVGPDRIMIHEL
- the pip gene encoding prolyl aminopeptidase; this encodes MNYLEVSQNHKIYYEVSGNPKGEAILFVHGGPGAGFSQEDKRFFNFDKHKVIFFDQRGASKSIPFGSIIENTTQDLVNDINKLLDYLEIDKITLFGGSWGTTLGLVYAIQNPNRIKKILLRAIFLANKESIEHYLNGGVEKRFPKIWKRFRDNVPTEIKASIAEYYLEKMINGTKEEKKYFSYEWAFYEISIFKNKISKKEVEAILEIIPYEALSIMEAHYLTNNCFLDENYILKNLDKIIHIPVKIIHGKQDAICPLKFAIELNSKLVKSELFIVEGGHSDSEPEIEKKIIEIINQNIW